GTTATGGCAGCGACGCGTACACCGAAGGTTTCCGCGTCACCACCACGGTGCCGAGCAATCTCCAGGAAATGGCCAACACGGCCCTCCACGAAGGCTTGATGACCTACGACCAGCGTCACGGCTATCGCGGCCCCGAGTCTCGCCTGCCGGGCAAGACTCGCGAAGCCTGGGCGACCGAATTGACCAAGCAGCGCACTATCAGCAGCCTTGAACCGGCCATTGTCATCCAAGTCGACAAGACCGGCCTGCAGGTGCTGACCCGCAACGGCAATGAGCACGTTGGCTGGGACAGCATGAAATGGGCTCGCCCTTTCCTGAACACCAACAGCATGGGCGCCAATCCGAAGCAGCCGTCGGACGTGGCCCAGGTCGGTGATCTGATTCGCGTACAACGCCAGGCGGACAACTCGCTGAAATTCAGCCAGATCCCGCAGGCTCAAGGCGCGCTGGTTTCCCTTGATCCGCAGAACGGCGCCATTCGTTCGCTGGTGGGCGGTTTCGCCTTTGAGCAAAGCAACTACAACCGCGCCCTCCAGGCCAAACGCCAACCGGGTTCGAGCTTCAAGCCGTTCGTCTATAGCGCCGCCCTGGATAGCGGGTACACCGCTTCCAGCCTGGTGAACGACGCACCGATCGTGTTTGTCGACGAGTACCTGGACAAGGTCTGGCGCCCAAAAAACGATACCAACACCTTCCTCGGCCCGATCCGCCTGCGTGAGGCGCTCTACAAGTCGCGCAACCTGGTTTCGATCCGCCTGCTGCAAGCGATGGGCGTTGGCAAAACCATCGACTACATCACTCGCTTTGGCTTCAACAAGCAGGACCTGCCGCCCAACCTGTCCCTGGCCCTGGGCACCGCGACCCTGACGCCGATGGAAATCGCCACCGGCTGGAGCACCTTCGCCAACGGCGGCTACAAGATCACCCCGTACATCATCGACAAGATCGAAAGCCGCAATGGCGATACGCTGTTCGTCGCCAATCCTCCGAGCGTTCCGAAGGGTGACGCCTCCAGTGACGGGATCGCTGCGCCAGCAGCCGAAACCTTCACGGTAAACGCTTCGCCAGAAGCAGCACTGACCGCCCAACCGGCGCCACAAGCACCCGCCGTGGCTGAGCGGATCGTCGATGGCCGTACCACGTATATCCTCAACAGCATGCTTGAGGACGTGATCAAGCTTGGTACCGGCCGTCGTGCACTGGCCTTGGGCCGCAGCGACATCGCCGGCAAGACGGGTACGACCAACGAATCCAAAGATGCGTGGTTCTCCGGCTACAACGCCGATTACGTCACCACCGTGTGGACCGGCTTCGATCAGCCTGAAAGCCTGGGCCGTAAGGAATTCGGCGGCACCGTTGCCCTGCCGATCTGGATGAACTACATGGGCGCTGCGCTCAAAGGCTTGCCGCCACACACGCAACCAGAACCTGAAGGCATCCTCAGCCTGCGCGTGGACCCGATCAGCGGCCGTGCAGCCACGCCTGGCACGCCTGGGGCCTACTTCGAGCTGTTCAAGGCCGAAGACACGCCACCTTCTGTCAATGAACTGGGTAACGGCAATGCGCCGGGCAGCCCGTTGCCGGCGGATGAGGCGGCGCCGATCGACCTGTTCTGATTGCAGCAATATTGAAAAGCCCCGCCTTCGTGTGAAGTGCGGGGCTTTTTTTGCTTGCAGGTTTTGTGATGACCGGTCTGGTCTAATCGCTAGCAGGCTAGCCTGCTAGCGATTAGGCCATTACTACTGACCCAAAACCCTCAGGCACAAAAAAACCCCGGCTCATTACAAGCCGGGGCTTTCGGTTGAAGCGCTACAACGGCTTAGCCGTTGAACACGTCATCCACGCTTTTCAGCGGGTAGTTCTTCGGATACGGCAGGGTCGCTACGCCGGTCTCGATGGCGGCTTTAGCCACGGCATCGGAGATCAGGGTGATCAGACGCTTGTCCATTGGCTTCGGAATGATGTACTCACGACCGAATTCCAGTTTGATGCCGCCGTAGGCGTCGCACACTTCCTGAGGCACTGGCAGCTTGGCCAGTTCGCGCAGGGCGTTGGCCGCAGCCACTTTCATTTCTTCGTTGATGCGCTTGGCGCGAACGTCCAGGGCACCACGGAAGATGAACGGGAAGCCCAGTACGTTGTTGACCTGGTTCGGGTAGTCCGAACGGCCAGTGGCCATGATCACGTCGTTACGGGTGGCGTGCGCCAGCTCCGGGGAGATTTCCGGATCAGGGTTCGAGCACGCGAACACGATCGGGTTAGGCGCCATGGACAGCAGGCCTTCAGCGCTGAGCAGGTTCGGACCGGACAGGCCAACGAACACGTCTGCGCCTTGCAGAGCATCTGCCAGGGTGCGTTTTTCGGTCGCGTGAGCGAAAACAGCCTTGTACTGGTTCAAATCGTCACGGCCGGAGTGAATCACGCCGGTACGGTCGATCATGTAGATGTTTTCGATGTTGGCGCCCATGCTCACCAGCAATTTCATGCAGGAGATGGCGGCCGCACCGGCGCCCAGGCAGACGATCTTGGCTTCTGGCAGGGTTTTGCCAGCGATTTCCAGGGCGTTGATCATGCCGGCTGCGGTCACGATCGCGGTGCCGTGCTGGTCATCGTGGAATACCGGAATGTCGCACTGCTCGATCAGAGCGCGTTCGATCTCAAAGCACTCAGGTGCCTTGATGTCTTCCAGGTTGATGCCACCGAAGGTGATGGAGATGCGCTTGACGGTGTCGATGAAGGCTTGCGGGCTTTCGGAGTCGACTTCGATGTCGAAAACGTCGATGCCGGCGAAGCGCTTGAACAACACGCCTTTACCTTCCATCACTGGCTTGGAAGCCAATGGGCCGAGGTTACCCAAGCCGAGAATCGCGGTGCCATCGGAAATGACTGCAACCAGGTTGCCTTTGCCGGTGTATTTATAGGCCAGTTCAGGATCGCGGGCGATTTCGCGTACTGGTTCGGCTACACCGGGGCTGTAGGCCAGCGACAAGTCGCGGGCGGTGGCAGTGGCCTTGGTGAGCTCGACACTCAGCTTACCTGGACGAGGATTGGCGTGATATTCGAGAGCGGCAGTTTTCAAATCAGACATGGGGGCATTCCGCTTTTACTGTTGGACAGACTGGTCAGCGAGGATACGCGCCTCACAAAATCCCCACAAGACTGACCGGTCACCCCTGTCAAGCGCCCTGCCCTACGACTTTGGCCCAAGAGCCGCGGAACATAAGGGATAGACTGTTCACAATTGACAGAAAAAATGTCTACAATTTTTTATCACTGCGCGACCTGAAACATGGCCGGGTCAGTCAATGGCAACATCCAGCGCGCCTGGCCTTCCTTGAGTCCGCCACGACGCGAACGATCCAACACCCAACCGCGAGCCTCGATCTGCTTGCCTTTGAGCCTTTCAAGCGAGGTGGCATCGAAGCGATCCACCAAATTGGGCGCAACGCGCAATACAACTGAATCCTGTAACTCGATCCAAACACCACCCCGATTGCGCTGGACCTTGCTCACACGACCACTGAGCACAGCAAAACCGGAGGCGCTGATCTGATCTGCTTTCAGTACAGGCGACTGGCGCCACACGCCAAGCCCGGCCTGGCGGGCGCTGCGTTCGGCGGCGCCCTGACAGGCAACCAGATCGACATTGGGCGCGACTGCCACTTGAAAACCGAGGCCTTCGGCGAGCATTTGCGCTTCGAGGTTGGCGCCATCGGCACCGTAGACGTGGGCCAGGGTACGGCCATAGTGATCTTTACTTTCTTTGCCGGGCAGCAAGCCGACCCGGCCATCGCTCGCGGCGACCAAGGCTTCGAGGCGTTTACGCGCAACAATGGCGAATGGTTCGTCAGACCGACCTTTCTTGCCCAGTTCCGGAGTATTCAAGCCGATCATGCGCACACTGCGGCCGTCACTCAGTCGCAGCGTATCGCCATCCACGACCCGCTCAACCGCGACTGATGTGAGCCCGGTCGGCGCCGGGCAGAACGCCTGGGCGCTGGAGAGCCAAATCGCGGACACAAAAAAGGCGCCCACGAGGGACGCCTTTTTCAACAGCAAGGAAAAGCCCATCGGGCTCTTTAACCTTACTCTGCAGCAGCTGGAGCTTTCTTGCCGAAAGCACCGAAACGGTCTGCGAAGCGCTGAACGCGGCCGCCAGTGTCCAGAGTCTTTTGCTTACCGGTGTAGAACGGGTGGCATTCGTTGCAAACGTCGATCGCCAGGGCTTTGCCGAAGGTCGAACGGGTTTCGAACTTGTTGCCGCAGCTGCAGGTAACAGCAACTGCTGGGTATTCTGGATGGATATCAGCTTTCATGGTGTTTTCCTCAGGCTAGCGTGCCGCCACCCAACACTATTGTTGAATACCGCACGTAATTAGGCCGCGGATTCTACCAGACAATCCCGATCACGCAAGCTGTCACTCAAACCGGTCGTCTGCTAGGCTCCCGATCCAATACGCGATC
The Pseudomonas sp. MYb327 DNA segment above includes these coding regions:
- a CDS encoding penicillin-binding protein 1A codes for the protein MIRLLKFFGWSIVAIFCGLLLGLSGAFLYLSPGLPSVDALRSIQLQIPLRVYSSDNKLIAEFGEMRRTPIRFADIPPNFINALLSAEDDNFANHYGVDPSSLMRAATQLVKSGHIQSGGSTITMQVAKNFFLTSERSFSRKTTEILLALQIERQLTKDEILELYVNKIYLGNRAYGIEAAAQVYYGKSIRDVSLAQMAMIAGLPKAPSRFNPLANPARSKERRDWILGRMYKLGKINEADYTAAINEPLNASYHVPTPEVNAPYIAEMARAEMVGRYGSDAYTEGFRVTTTVPSNLQEMANTALHEGLMTYDQRHGYRGPESRLPGKTREAWATELTKQRTISSLEPAIVIQVDKTGLQVLTRNGNEHVGWDSMKWARPFLNTNSMGANPKQPSDVAQVGDLIRVQRQADNSLKFSQIPQAQGALVSLDPQNGAIRSLVGGFAFEQSNYNRALQAKRQPGSSFKPFVYSAALDSGYTASSLVNDAPIVFVDEYLDKVWRPKNDTNTFLGPIRLREALYKSRNLVSIRLLQAMGVGKTIDYITRFGFNKQDLPPNLSLALGTATLTPMEIATGWSTFANGGYKITPYIIDKIESRNGDTLFVANPPSVPKGDASSDGIAAPAAETFTVNASPEAALTAQPAPQAPAVAERIVDGRTTYILNSMLEDVIKLGTGRRALALGRSDIAGKTGTTNESKDAWFSGYNADYVTTVWTGFDQPESLGRKEFGGTVALPIWMNYMGAALKGLPPHTQPEPEGILSLRVDPISGRAATPGTPGAYFELFKAEDTPPSVNELGNGNAPGSPLPADEAAPIDLF
- a CDS encoding malic enzyme-like NAD(P)-binding protein, which produces MSDLKTAALEYHANPRPGKLSVELTKATATARDLSLAYSPGVAEPVREIARDPELAYKYTGKGNLVAVISDGTAILGLGNLGPLASKPVMEGKGVLFKRFAGIDVFDIEVDSESPQAFIDTVKRISITFGGINLEDIKAPECFEIERALIEQCDIPVFHDDQHGTAIVTAAGMINALEIAGKTLPEAKIVCLGAGAAAISCMKLLVSMGANIENIYMIDRTGVIHSGRDDLNQYKAVFAHATEKRTLADALQGADVFVGLSGPNLLSAEGLLSMAPNPIVFACSNPDPEISPELAHATRNDVIMATGRSDYPNQVNNVLGFPFIFRGALDVRAKRINEEMKVAAANALRELAKLPVPQEVCDAYGGIKLEFGREYIIPKPMDKRLITLISDAVAKAAIETGVATLPYPKNYPLKSVDDVFNG
- a CDS encoding thermonuclease family protein, producing MGFSLLLKKASLVGAFFVSAIWLSSAQAFCPAPTGLTSVAVERVVDGDTLRLSDGRSVRMIGLNTPELGKKGRSDEPFAIVARKRLEALVAASDGRVGLLPGKESKDHYGRTLAHVYGADGANLEAQMLAEGLGFQVAVAPNVDLVACQGAAERSARQAGLGVWRQSPVLKADQISASGFAVLSGRVSKVQRNRGGVWIELQDSVVLRVAPNLVDRFDATSLERLKGKQIEARGWVLDRSRRGGLKEGQARWMLPLTDPAMFQVAQ
- the rpmE gene encoding 50S ribosomal protein L31 gives rise to the protein MKADIHPEYPAVAVTCSCGNKFETRSTFGKALAIDVCNECHPFYTGKQKTLDTGGRVQRFADRFGAFGKKAPAAAE